The Acinonyx jubatus isolate Ajub_Pintada_27869175 chromosome D1, VMU_Ajub_asm_v1.0, whole genome shotgun sequence genome includes a window with the following:
- the ARFIP2 gene encoding arfaptin-2 isoform X2: MVSGPNLNETSIVSGGYGGSGDGLIPTGSGRHPSHSTTPAGPGDEVARGIAGEKFDIVKKWGINTYKCTKQLLSERFGRGSRTVDLELELQIELLRETKRKYESVLQLGRALTAHLYSLLQTQHALGDAFADLSQKSPELQEEFGYNAETQKLLCKNGETLLGAVNFFVSSINTLVTKTMEDTLMTVKQYEAARLEYDAYRTDLEELSLGPRDAGTRGRLESAQATFQAHRDKYEKLRGDVAIKLKFLEENKIKVMHKQLLLFHNAVSAYFAGNQKQLEQTLQQFNIKLRPPGAEKPSWLEEQ; this comes from the exons ATGGTGTCAGGACCCAACCTCAATGAAACCAGCATTGTGTCTGGTGGCTATGGGGGCTCTGGTGATGGACTCATCCCCACAG GGTCTGGCCGCCATCCATCTCACAGTACCACTCCTGCTGGCCCCGGAGATGAGGTGGCTCGGGGCATCGCCGGAGAGAAGTTTGACATCGTCAAGAAATGGGGCATCAATACATATAAG TGCACAAAGCAGCTGTTGTCAGAAAGATTCGGCCGAGGCTCCCGGACTGTGGACCTGGAGCTAGAGCTGCAGATTGAGTTGCTGCGTGAGACGAAGCGCAAGTATGAGAGTGTCCTGCAGCTGGGCCGGGCACTGACAGCCCACCTCTACAGCCTGCTGCAGACCCAGCATGCACTAGGTGACGCCTTTGCTGACCTCAGCCAGAAGTCCCCAGAGCTTCAG GAGGAATTTGGCTACAATGCAGAGACACAGAAGCTGCTGTGCAAGAATGGAGAGACACTGCTAGGGGCTGTGAACTTCTTTGTCTCTAGCATCAATACATTGGTCACCAAGACCATGGAAGACACGCTCATGACTGTCAAACAGTATGAGGCTGCCAG GCTGGAATATGATGCCTACCGAACAGACTTAGAGGAGCTGAGCCTAGGCCCCCGGGATGCAGGGACGCGTGGTCGACTTGAGAGTGCCCAGGCCACTTTCCAGGCCCATCGGGACAAATATGAGAAGCTGCGGGGAGATGTGGCCATCAAGCTCAAGTTCCTGGAAGAAAACAAG ATCAAGGTGATGCACAAGCAGCTGCTGCTCTTCCACAACGCCGTGTCAGCCTACTTTGCTGGGAACCAGAAACAACTGGAGCAGACCCTGCAGCAGTTCAACATCAAGCTGCGGCCTCCAGGAGCCGAGAAGCCCTCCTGGCTAGAGGAGCAGTGA
- the ARFIP2 gene encoding arfaptin-2 isoform X1 yields the protein MTDGILGKAATMEIPIHGNGEAGQLPEDDGLEQDLQQVMVSGPNLNETSIVSGGYGGSGDGLIPTGSGRHPSHSTTPAGPGDEVARGIAGEKFDIVKKWGINTYKCTKQLLSERFGRGSRTVDLELELQIELLRETKRKYESVLQLGRALTAHLYSLLQTQHALGDAFADLSQKSPELQEEFGYNAETQKLLCKNGETLLGAVNFFVSSINTLVTKTMEDTLMTVKQYEAARLEYDAYRTDLEELSLGPRDAGTRGRLESAQATFQAHRDKYEKLRGDVAIKLKFLEENKIKVMHKQLLLFHNAVSAYFAGNQKQLEQTLQQFNIKLRPPGAEKPSWLEEQ from the exons ATGACGGACGGGATCCTAGGGAAGGCAGCCACAATGGAGATCCCCATCCACGGGAATGGTGAAGCGGGGCAGCTTCCTGAGGATGATGGGCTGGAGCAG GACCTCCAGCAGGTGATGGTGTCAGGACCCAACCTCAATGAAACCAGCATTGTGTCTGGTGGCTATGGGGGCTCTGGTGATGGACTCATCCCCACAG GGTCTGGCCGCCATCCATCTCACAGTACCACTCCTGCTGGCCCCGGAGATGAGGTGGCTCGGGGCATCGCCGGAGAGAAGTTTGACATCGTCAAGAAATGGGGCATCAATACATATAAG TGCACAAAGCAGCTGTTGTCAGAAAGATTCGGCCGAGGCTCCCGGACTGTGGACCTGGAGCTAGAGCTGCAGATTGAGTTGCTGCGTGAGACGAAGCGCAAGTATGAGAGTGTCCTGCAGCTGGGCCGGGCACTGACAGCCCACCTCTACAGCCTGCTGCAGACCCAGCATGCACTAGGTGACGCCTTTGCTGACCTCAGCCAGAAGTCCCCAGAGCTTCAG GAGGAATTTGGCTACAATGCAGAGACACAGAAGCTGCTGTGCAAGAATGGAGAGACACTGCTAGGGGCTGTGAACTTCTTTGTCTCTAGCATCAATACATTGGTCACCAAGACCATGGAAGACACGCTCATGACTGTCAAACAGTATGAGGCTGCCAG GCTGGAATATGATGCCTACCGAACAGACTTAGAGGAGCTGAGCCTAGGCCCCCGGGATGCAGGGACGCGTGGTCGACTTGAGAGTGCCCAGGCCACTTTCCAGGCCCATCGGGACAAATATGAGAAGCTGCGGGGAGATGTGGCCATCAAGCTCAAGTTCCTGGAAGAAAACAAG ATCAAGGTGATGCACAAGCAGCTGCTGCTCTTCCACAACGCCGTGTCAGCCTACTTTGCTGGGAACCAGAAACAACTGGAGCAGACCCTGCAGCAGTTCAACATCAAGCTGCGGCCTCCAGGAGCCGAGAAGCCCTCCTGGCTAGAGGAGCAGTGA
- the TIMM10B gene encoding mitochondrial import inner membrane translocase subunit Tim10 B, with the protein MEPQQPQQPQQPQQQLRNLRDFLLVYNRMTELCFQRCVPSLHHRALDAEEEACLHSCAGKLIHSNHRLMAAYVQLMPALVQRRIADYEAASAGPGVAAEQPGTSPSGS; encoded by the exons ATGGAGCCGCAGCAGCCACAGCAGCCGCAGCAGCCGCAGCAGCAGCTGAGAAAC TTGCGGGACTTCCTGTTGGTCTACAATCGGATGACGGAACTCTGCTTCCAGCGCTGCGTGCCCAGCTTGCACCACCGAGCTCTGGATGCTGAGGAG GAGGCCTGTTTGCACAGCTGTGCTGGAAAGCTGATCCATTCCAACCACCGCCTCATGGCCGCTTACGTGCAGCTCATGCCTGCCCTGGTACAGCGCCGCATCGCAGACTACGAGGCTGCCTCAGCTGGGCCAGGTGTTGCTGCTGAACAGCCCGGAACCTCACCATCAGGCAGCTAG